The Brevinematales bacterium genome window below encodes:
- a CDS encoding orotate phosphoribosyltransferase yields the protein MKEIRDDKGIEDLLNQSEALLTGHFVLSSGLHSDRYVQCAKFLQYPEMADVAAKKLARMLADVKINVVIGGAFGGIVIAYELARVLHARGIFAERVDGVFQLRRGFEIRPDEKVLIAEDVITTGKSVREVMELVSGSGAEIVGVASLIDRNMPESESLGIRAEWLHSVRANSYKPEECPLCREGKSPAVKPGSRGVSQK from the coding sequence ATGAAGGAAATACGGGATGATAAAGGGATAGAAGACCTTCTCAATCAATCGGAGGCTCTTCTCACGGGGCATTTCGTCCTCTCGTCGGGACTGCATAGCGACAGGTATGTCCAATGCGCGAAGTTCCTGCAATACCCCGAGATGGCCGACGTCGCCGCGAAAAAGCTCGCGCGAATGCTTGCCGATGTGAAGATCAATGTCGTGATCGGCGGGGCGTTCGGCGGGATAGTGATCGCATACGAGCTCGCGAGGGTGCTTCACGCGCGCGGGATTTTCGCCGAACGTGTGGACGGCGTATTCCAACTCCGGCGCGGGTTCGAAATCCGTCCCGACGAGAAAGTGCTGATCGCCGAGGACGTGATCACCACCGGCAAATCGGTACGCGAGGTGATGGAGCTGGTATCCGGTTCCGGCGCGGAAATTGTCGGGGTCGCGAGCCTGATCGACAGGAATATGCCCGAATCGGAGTCCCTCGGTATCCGAGCGGAATGGCTGCATTCGGTCAGGGCGAATTCATACAAACCGGAAGAATGCCCGTTATGCCGCGAGGGAAAGTCTCCCGCCGTCAAGCCGGGGAGCAGGGGCGTGTCGCAGAAATAG
- the purQ gene encoding phosphoribosylformylglycinamidine synthase subunit PurQ, translated as MPKLKFGVIVFPGTNCDRDAFWVVEEVLYKDVRYVWHTESDIDDLDVVIIPGGFSYGDHLRAGAVARFSPVMKSVVKHAAAGKPVLGICNGFQVLAEAGLIRGAFLRNNIVHFLCRHQHLRVTTADSPFTARYHKGQIVKIPIAHAEGNFFLEGDDRRYALDHDLIAFQYCDAGGNVDDTTNPNGATLSIAGIFNDKKNVLGMMPHPERASESEMGSVDGRGIFESIAEWVG; from the coding sequence ATGCCGAAGCTCAAATTCGGTGTCATCGTGTTCCCGGGTACAAACTGCGACCGTGACGCCTTCTGGGTAGTAGAGGAAGTGTTATACAAGGATGTCCGCTATGTATGGCATACGGAGTCGGATATCGACGATCTGGACGTGGTCATCATCCCGGGGGGATTCTCCTACGGCGACCATCTCCGCGCGGGCGCGGTTGCGCGTTTCTCGCCGGTGATGAAGTCGGTCGTGAAGCACGCCGCGGCAGGGAAGCCGGTGCTGGGGATATGCAACGGGTTTCAGGTGCTCGCCGAGGCGGGATTGATACGCGGGGCGTTCCTGCGGAATAATATCGTCCATTTCCTCTGCCGTCACCAGCATCTCAGGGTGACGACCGCCGATTCTCCGTTCACCGCGCGGTATCATAAGGGGCAGATCGTAAAAATCCCCATCGCGCACGCCGAGGGTAATTTCTTCCTCGAGGGTGACGACCGCCGGTACGCGCTCGATCACGACCTGATCGCGTTCCAGTACTGCGACGCGGGCGGGAATGTGGACGACACTACCAACCCCAACGGCGCGACACTTTCGATCGCCGGGATATTCAACGATAAAAAGAACGTGCTGGGTATGATGCCGCATCCCGAACGCGCGAGCGAGTCCGAGATGGGCTCCGTCGACGGGCGGGGGATATTCGAATCGATTGCGGAATGGGTGGGATAA
- the pyrF gene encoding orotidine-5'-phosphate decarboxylase, with protein sequence MATKLIVVLDMQDFPEAKKMIDLVGGMDVLFKVGSTLYPSAGRQVIEYIKDKGRGVFLDLKFFDIPNQVMGACEAVSKLGVDMFTIHLMGGREMVRGAIEGVSRAAKPPLILGVTVLTSMNDDILKHELRMDRTAAEMVEYFAESGYSEGLRGFVCSPLEIAMMKRRFPDAKVVTPGIRPDTGVKDDQKRVMTPRMAAELGADYIVVGRPISEADDPAGMVERILADIG encoded by the coding sequence ATGGCGACGAAACTGATCGTAGTCCTCGATATGCAGGATTTTCCCGAAGCAAAGAAAATGATCGACCTTGTCGGCGGGATGGACGTCCTCTTTAAAGTAGGCTCGACGCTTTACCCGTCCGCAGGCCGGCAGGTGATCGAGTATATCAAGGATAAAGGGCGGGGCGTCTTCCTCGACCTCAAGTTTTTCGATATCCCGAATCAGGTCATGGGGGCGTGCGAGGCGGTCTCGAAGCTCGGGGTGGACATGTTCACCATCCACCTGATGGGAGGGCGCGAGATGGTTCGCGGCGCTATCGAGGGGGTATCGCGCGCGGCAAAACCGCCGCTGATCCTCGGTGTGACGGTGCTTACCAGTATGAACGACGATATCCTGAAGCACGAGCTCCGTATGGACAGGACCGCCGCCGAAATGGTGGAGTATTTCGCGGAGTCCGGGTATTCCGAGGGGCTGCGGGGGTTTGTCTGCTCGCCGCTCGAGATCGCGATGATGAAGCGGAGATTTCCCGACGCGAAGGTGGTCACTCCTGGGATACGCCCCGATACCGGCGTGAAAGACGATCAGAAGCGTGTGATGACCCCGCGCATGGCGGCGGAGTTGGGCGCGGACTATATCGTAGTCGGGCGGCCGATCTCCGAAGCTGACGATCCCGCCGGTATGGTCGAACGGATACTGGCGGATATCGGATAG
- a CDS encoding histidinol-phosphate aminotransferase family protein translates to MEAIKSIRKEVLSLGTYQAGRMPGKSKSGRMIKLASNENRWGSSPKAMLAIAEAVSGGLSVYPDSKLKDLRDAAVSFWKRRGITLAPEQFVFGDGSGEILNMLLAAFVTEGSRVVIPASSFMLYRLLTIPKGAAPVFSLRNEDYSVDLESLADSAISAGTNAIIFSNPDNPTSTFHKPDKIDEFMSRIPETVPVILDEAYIHFAGLENSALPLLDKYPNLVLIYTFSKCYGLAGLRVGYGIMRPEFAEQIEKIRLPFNLGTVQQSGAAAAFGDDEFLDMTVSGTVKSRDFLMQSLKELGYKTAQPSANYIFTDLGENYTGALSALETAGISIRTLGEFGFGDRFGRITAGTMEECEYLVKTLRNI, encoded by the coding sequence ATGGAAGCTATAAAATCGATCCGCAAGGAAGTGCTGTCGCTCGGTACGTATCAGGCGGGACGGATGCCGGGGAAATCCAAGTCCGGCAGGATGATCAAGCTCGCGTCGAACGAGAACCGGTGGGGTTCGTCCCCTAAGGCGATGCTCGCGATAGCCGAAGCGGTATCGGGGGGACTTTCTGTCTACCCCGATTCTAAATTGAAAGACCTTCGCGATGCGGCCGTATCGTTCTGGAAACGCCGAGGGATTACTCTCGCGCCGGAACAGTTCGTTTTCGGCGACGGGTCGGGTGAGATACTGAACATGCTTCTCGCCGCGTTTGTGACCGAGGGGAGCAGGGTGGTTATCCCCGCGAGCAGTTTCATGCTCTACCGTCTGCTGACGATACCCAAAGGCGCGGCCCCGGTATTTTCATTACGGAACGAGGATTATTCGGTCGATCTGGAGTCGCTCGCGGACTCGGCGATTTCCGCCGGGACGAACGCGATTATTTTCTCGAACCCCGACAATCCGACATCGACCTTTCATAAACCGGATAAAATCGACGAATTCATGTCGCGTATCCCGGAGACAGTGCCGGTGATCCTCGACGAGGCGTATATCCACTTCGCGGGGCTGGAAAACTCCGCTCTGCCGTTACTCGATAAATACCCGAACCTCGTCCTGATCTATACGTTCTCGAAATGTTACGGGCTGGCCGGGCTGCGGGTAGGTTACGGGATCATGCGTCCCGAGTTCGCCGAGCAGATCGAAAAGATACGTCTCCCGTTCAATCTGGGTACGGTTCAGCAGAGCGGAGCGGCGGCGGCGTTCGGGGACGACGAGTTTCTCGATATGACGGTCAGCGGGACCGTGAAGAGCCGGGATTTCCTGATGCAGTCGCTGAAGGAATTGGGGTATAAAACCGCCCAACCGTCGGCGAACTATATCTTTACCGATCTCGGGGAGAACTATACCGGCGCACTATCCGCGCTCGAGACGGCGGGTATCTCGATCAGGACGCTGGGCGAGTTCGGCTTCGGCGACCGTTTCGGACGCATCACCGCGGGCACTATGGAAGAATGCGAGTATCTGGTTAAAACGTTGAGAAATATATAA
- a CDS encoding NTP transferase domain-containing protein — translation MQAIVLAGGMGRHLKSAQLGDAPKPMAIVNARPFLEFVLLFLQKNGIDDIILSCGYMRPVIESYFANGKTWGIRIRYTEEEFLHGTAGSIKLAEKMIEKDTFLVVNGDTFHDVPVYDLLQFHISRDAFVTLALKSSEHPERYGAVELLDNKQIHRFLQRGNPDTTTYVNTGIYVFNKQTLNFIQPHESISLEKDIFPLLTKLGKLYGYVCDGMFLDIEVPENYDVIRKKLKEYI, via the coding sequence ATGCAGGCGATAGTTCTCGCGGGCGGTATGGGCAGACATCTGAAGTCCGCGCAGTTGGGGGACGCACCTAAACCGATGGCGATCGTGAATGCGAGGCCGTTTTTAGAGTTCGTGCTCCTTTTTCTACAAAAAAACGGAATTGACGATATTATCCTTTCATGCGGGTATATGCGCCCGGTCATAGAAAGTTATTTTGCCAACGGGAAAACATGGGGCATCAGGATACGTTATACCGAAGAGGAATTTCTCCACGGTACCGCGGGAAGCATCAAGCTCGCGGAAAAAATGATCGAGAAGGATACCTTCCTTGTCGTCAACGGGGATACGTTCCACGACGTACCGGTGTACGACCTGCTCCAGTTCCATATATCGCGCGACGCATTCGTGACGCTGGCGCTCAAATCGAGCGAGCATCCCGAACGCTACGGCGCGGTCGAGCTCCTTGATAATAAGCAGATCCACCGTTTCCTCCAGCGGGGAAATCCCGACACCACGACCTATGTGAATACCGGTATCTATGTTTTCAATAAACAGACTCTGAATTTTATCCAGCCCCATGAGAGTATCTCGCTGGAAAAGGATATTTTCCCGCTCCTAACGAAGCTCGGCAAGCTCTACGGGTATGTCTGCGACGGGATGTTCCTCGATATCGAGGTGCCGGAGAATTATGACGTAATCCGTAAAAAACTCAAGGAATATATTTAA
- the dnaN gene encoding DNA polymerase III subunit beta, translated as MKFTVNKDEFIRHLGIADSIINVKSPLAILLNVYIEAIDDGTIIILSYNGENGVKVESTGVVESSGKINLLSKKLLEVIRKLPGEKIVFESKADNETEIVIHPNDSENPVFHLNGVAADTYPTFNEFNWQNYIKIAQETLEELIKSTEFAVSTDIAKSAFTGTYIEEAVDGLLSFVTTDGKRLSVITRDYEEKTGTIETGVIVPQKIFKTILESLGTGDTLFSVHNNQAFFKIGNVYIFTNLVEGKFPNYKDVIPAERINVVEIDSGALSSAIDTVSVMSDPDSGKTKIEVEGDNMTISTQHPLYGTSQQSVKIEYAGTPITIAISYRSLLDFLRVVPGKTIQMIINSQSSPLLLKTEKDENFLYITMPMKINE; from the coding sequence ATGAAGTTTACGGTGAACAAGGATGAGTTTATCCGGCATTTGGGTATCGCGGATTCGATTATCAATGTGAAGTCTCCGCTCGCGATCCTGCTGAACGTGTATATCGAGGCGATTGACGACGGGACGATCATTATCCTGTCCTACAACGGCGAGAACGGCGTAAAAGTCGAATCGACCGGAGTGGTCGAGTCGTCCGGTAAAATCAACCTGCTCTCCAAGAAACTCCTCGAGGTCATCCGCAAGCTCCCCGGCGAAAAAATCGTGTTCGAGAGCAAGGCCGACAACGAGACCGAGATCGTGATCCACCCGAACGACAGCGAAAACCCGGTGTTCCACCTCAACGGGGTGGCCGCCGATACGTATCCTACGTTTAACGAATTCAACTGGCAGAACTATATCAAGATCGCGCAGGAAACCCTCGAAGAGCTCATCAAATCGACCGAGTTCGCCGTATCGACCGATATCGCGAAAAGCGCGTTTACCGGGACCTATATCGAGGAGGCGGTGGACGGGCTTCTATCGTTCGTAACCACCGACGGGAAGCGGCTGTCGGTCATCACCCGCGACTATGAGGAAAAGACCGGGACTATCGAGACCGGAGTCATCGTACCGCAGAAAATATTCAAGACGATACTCGAATCCCTGGGCACCGGAGACACCCTGTTCTCGGTGCATAACAACCAGGCGTTCTTCAAGATAGGCAATGTTTATATCTTCACGAATCTCGTCGAGGGAAAATTCCCGAACTATAAGGACGTGATCCCCGCCGAGAGAATCAACGTCGTGGAGATCGACAGCGGCGCGTTGTCCTCGGCGATCGACACCGTATCGGTGATGAGCGATCCCGACTCCGGGAAAACCAAGATCGAGGTGGAAGGCGATAATATGACCATCTCCACCCAGCACCCGCTGTACGGTACGTCTCAGCAATCGGTCAAGATCGAGTACGCAGGCACTCCGATCACTATCGCGATCAGCTACCGTTCCCTGCTCGACTTCCTCAGAGTGGTGCCGGGAAAAACAATCCAGATGATCATCAACTCGCAGAGCAGCCCGCTGCTCCTGAAGACCGAGAAGGACGAGAATTTCCTGTACATCACCATGCCGATGAAAATCAACGAATAA
- a CDS encoding class I SAM-dependent methyltransferase: MNLDERVKRYDRTAFIYRLLFKRQTEYFRALIDANAGHMELNPGDKVLDMGCGNGSLCLALAERGYDVNGVEASHKMIDTARDIRHRHKKKNPFTNLLIQFLWGDIVAGLPADDKSFEAVFIAGTAHSMDSEHRRLMFREARRLAKKQVIIIDYTGKKSFQNRFYNWLEKSEPEDFIRHGAAEMNEEFRWVNEVPYDERFSLYICKP, from the coding sequence GTGAATTTAGACGAACGCGTAAAACGATACGACCGGACGGCATTTATATATAGACTCTTATTCAAGCGCCAGACGGAATATTTCCGCGCCCTGATCGACGCGAACGCCGGACATATGGAGCTTAACCCGGGGGATAAAGTCCTCGATATGGGGTGCGGTAACGGCTCCTTGTGCCTCGCGCTCGCGGAGCGCGGGTATGACGTCAACGGGGTGGAAGCGTCTCACAAGATGATCGATACCGCCCGGGATATCCGCCACCGCCACAAGAAGAAAAATCCCTTCACCAATCTGCTCATCCAGTTCCTTTGGGGCGATATTGTCGCGGGACTGCCCGCCGACGATAAAAGTTTCGAGGCGGTATTTATCGCGGGTACGGCGCACAGTATGGATTCCGAGCATCGCCGTCTGATGTTCCGCGAGGCACGGCGTCTCGCGAAGAAACAGGTCATTATCATCGACTATACCGGAAAGAAATCGTTTCAGAATAGATTTTATAACTGGCTCGAGAAATCGGAGCCTGAGGACTTTATCCGCCACGGGGCCGCCGAGATGAACGAGGAGTTCCGCTGGGTTAACGAAGTCCCGTACGACGAACGTTTTTCTTTATATATCTGTAAACCGTGA
- a CDS encoding histidine phosphatase family protein has product MNLYFVRHGESVLAKMDLISNRDLPYGLTGKGVAQTEALAKTFRKTRFTAHYSSTVPRARETSQILSNEVKMPVIYNPHLHEIDMGELEGRHGMGVMEREMEMYESWLLRGELDKRILGGENCFDIEKRFRGFIKMLESENYDGNSNILIVAHAGLFMCMIPRLCPNIDMDFTYHHVPANCGIIHIAGDNGEYRCVRWNETVLE; this is encoded by the coding sequence ATGAATCTTTATTTCGTCCGTCACGGGGAAAGCGTCCTCGCGAAAATGGACCTAATCTCGAACCGCGATCTTCCCTATGGGCTTACCGGGAAAGGAGTTGCGCAGACCGAGGCGTTGGCGAAAACCTTCAGGAAGACCCGGTTTACCGCGCATTATTCGAGCACGGTTCCCCGCGCGAGGGAAACCTCACAGATACTGTCGAACGAAGTCAAGATGCCTGTCATCTACAATCCCCATCTGCATGAGATCGACATGGGCGAATTGGAGGGACGGCACGGGATGGGCGTGATGGAGCGCGAAATGGAGATGTACGAATCATGGCTGCTCCGCGGGGAATTGGATAAGCGGATTCTCGGCGGAGAGAATTGTTTCGATATCGAGAAACGTTTCCGCGGCTTCATTAAGATGCTGGAATCGGAGAATTACGATGGGAATTCCAATATCTTAATAGTCGCGCACGCGGGATTGTTCATGTGTATGATTCCGCGTCTATGCCCGAATATCGACATGGATTTTACCTATCACCATGTTCCCGCAAACTGCGGAATCATCCATATCGCCGGGGATAACGGCGAGTACCGCTGTGTTAGATGGAACGAGACGGTTTTGGAGTAA